Proteins from a single region of Megalopta genalis isolate 19385.01 chromosome 3, iyMegGena1_principal, whole genome shotgun sequence:
- the LIMK1 gene encoding LIM domain kinase 1 isoform X1, with protein sequence MNSKFDAGFAVHNILGLLQKSTRVYVYVNIQDRIKEKLYQARGESGGTITCAGCLNAIDEDEFIQALNQIWHIDCFRCSACDVGLSSWYFEKDGLLFCKDDYWAAYGEACQGCGQIITGPVMLAGDHKFHPECFACNSCGAFIGDGESYALVERSKLYCGCCYKRQMQPINRTANCPFARKPHSIRLVEIPPTTSDSEKQRGIKLTLDTTPSPRNCGALLRISELMRNVRGKISKLLASVMEVLFRLCCHFSNHRLNVSSDLISLHIGDRILEVNGTPVKDQPIESIENLIQHSDTVLQLTIEHDPDAVSRRPAYSSPSAVMLTSIGSPKTSTEGKERLFKRRDEGYISGTRSRQLRRTRDPMHKERSSSMSRLLDGSTTNPTCDLSRTRSFRVEPKNQRIFRASDLVKGELLGTGFFGQVFKVTHRDTNEVMVLKELYRVDEEAQKNFLKEVAVLRSLHHNNVLRFIGVLYKDKKLHLVTEYIAGGTLRALLHDTNEVLPWEQRTSFAKDIAAGMAYLHSMNIIHRDLNSHNCLVREDKTVVVADFGLARIIQNGNSPDNRKYSRHSDGEARTSKKERKKRYTVVGNPYWMAPEMMKGNKYDEKVDIFSFGIVVCEIIGRVQADPDYLPRSSDFGLNQNVFKEKFCLNCPEMFYRIAFLCCDLNPDKRPPFELMQVWLEGLAMHLAVGAELPVDLEFDIRNYTGTSTSTSESTTPDTLAPQLKPIKEGQIHQEKKRCSGCDDSTLEREESVQSGNTLQVPDAITSKGRYTRQNSKTNESPGNTSRYARQNSRSKDSSEKLDTIVSPETGGFAGCFARQKSVESSSRFPNNNKDDKTCCTKQTEQSDCNLKRILTIENVRYVGRASPCILSDTPNEYTVDSKCSYKVNNNINSKPEIVKTKLENKFKMPDASSVSAYLRQIGKSASTTETEYKQDSQSGNTDSKKAGDRSNETPKSVGSYLRRTKISPTKETPKNAFSPQINNQFEAGTSLQSKLTVSSVKMNDNEPVNERIVRQDSNASDISSILSRQGSLTVLDCSANKDKVCKECSPLNTLQKEDTQKNKNLYYTDSLYSNTSISKNDDLLIYNVQTEINAETKRNHRVQAIQDPSELDSDPKKSVYDGNKLPSSLAEYSGCYKNVDLCRQDSFGSDSAVGTMRSDFFADLDFVQLRDGRHTPDLCHTPDRCCTPNRATSPIESTAL encoded by the exons ATGAATTCGAAATTCGACGCCGGATTCGCCGTTCACAACATCCTAGGACTCTTGCAAAAAAGCACACGCGTCTACGTGTATGTAAATATACAAGACAGGATCAAGGAAAAACTAT ACCAAGCAAGAGGGGAAAGCGGAGGGACAATAACTTGCGCTGGTTGTCTCAATGCCATTGACGAAGACGAGTTTATCCAGGCTCTGAACCAGATATGGCACATCGACTGTTTTCG GTGTTCTGCTTGCGACGTTGGTCTCTCATCGTGGTACTTTGAGAAGGATGGTTTGCTTTTTTGCAAGGATGATTACTGGGCTGCCTATGGGGAGGCCTGCCAAGGTTGCGGCCAAATCATCACAGGTCCTGTTATGCTGGCAGGAGATCACAAATTTCATCCAGAATGTTTTGCCTGCAACTCTTGTGGAGCGTTTATCGGGGATGGAGAGAGTTACGCGTTGGTTGAAAGGTCCAAACTCTATTGCGGATGTTGTTACAAGAGGCAAATGCAACCAATCAATAGGACAGCCAACTGTCCATTTGCTAGAAAACCGCACAGCATCAGGCTAGTGGAAATACCTCCTACCACTTCCGATTCAGAGAAGCAGAGAGGAATCAAACTGACATTAGACACAACTCCTAGTCCTAGAAATTGTGGAGCTTTGCTTCGTATATCAGA GTTAATGAGAAATGTTCGTGGAAAGATCAGTAAGCTGCTGGCCTCTGTGATGGAGGTTCTATTTAGGCTATGCTGCCACTTCTCTAATCATAG ACTGAATGTATCCAGTGATCTCATTTCCTTACACATTGGAGATCGAATACTCGAAGTAAATGGTACACCAGTCAAGGATCAGCCCATAGAAAGCATAGAAAATCTGATACAACATTCGGACACCGTTCTACAG TTGACCATCGAGCATGACCCGGATGCAGTTTCGCGAAGACCCGCCTATTCTTCGCCGTCCGCGGTTATGTTGACATCTATAGGAAGTCCAAAAACCAGTACAGAGGGCAAAGAACGGTTGTTCAAACGACGGGACGAAGGTTACATTAGCGGAACACGAAGCAGACAATTAAGAAGGACGCGAGATCCTATGCACAAGGAGCGCAGCAGCTCCATGTCGAGATTACTCGATGG ATCTACAACGAATCCCACATGCGACTTGAGCAGAACAAGGTCCTTTCGAGTGGAGCCAAAGAATCAAAGAATATTTCGTGCCAGCGACCTGGTGAAGGGAGAACTTTTGGGCACAGGATTCTTCGGCCAAGTATTCAAGGTGACGCACAGAGACACCAACGAGGTCATGGTATTGAAAGAATTGTACAGAGTGGACGAGGAAGCTCAGAAGAATTTCTTGAAAGAG gtAGCCGTACTGCGGTCATTGCATCACAACAACGTTCTCCGATTCATTGGGGTGCTTTACAAAGACAAGAAACTCCATCTGGTCACAGAGTACATAGCGGGCGGAACTCTGAGAGCTCTGCTCCACGACACGAACGAAGTTCTGCCGTGGGAACAGCGGACGTCCTTCGCGAAAGACATCGCCGCCGGCATGGCGTATCTACATTCCATGAACATCATTCATCGAGACTTGAATTCGCATAACTGTTTGGTACGCGAAGACAAAACTGTGGTCGTCGCCGATTTTGGTCTGGCCAGAATAATACAGAACGGTAATTCGCCGGATAATCGCAAATACAGTAGACATTCCGACGGAGAAGCGAGAACGTCCAAGAAAGAACGGAAGAAAAGGTACACAGTGGTGGGAAATCCGTATTGGATGGCCCCCGAGATGATGAAGGGCAACAAGTACGACGAGAAGGTCGACATATTCAGTTTCGGCATCGTTGTGTGCGAGATCATAGGGCGAGTCCAAGCTGACCCCGATTATCTGCCAAGATCGTCGGATTTCGGTCTAAACCAAAATGTTTTTAAAGAGAAATTTTGCCTGAATTGCCCCGAGATGTTCTACAGGATAGCATTCCTCTGCTGCGACTTGAATCCCGATAAGAGGCCACCGTTCGAGCTGATGCAGGTCTGGCTAGAGGGATTGGCGATGCATTTAGCGGTGGGTGCTGAATTACCGGTGGATCTGGAGTTCGATATCAGGAACTATACCGGGACCAGTACAAGCACCAGCGAGTCAACCACTCCGGATACCCTTGCGCCGCAACTAAAACCCATAAAAGAGGGCCAGATCCATCAAGAGAAGAAACGGTGCAGCGGATGCGACGATAGTACTCTTGAACGCGAGGAATCTGTCCAGAGTGGTAACACGCTTCAAGTGCCTGACGCGATCACCTCGAAGGGAAGGTACACAAGACAGAACAGCAAAACGAACGAATCACCAGGGAACACGAGTCGGTACGCGCGTCAAAATTCCAGGTCGAAAGACAGCAGCGAGAAGCTCGATACGATCGTGTCTCCAGAGACCGGTGGTTTCGCCGGATGCTTTGCCAGGCAGAAGTCTGTTGAATCGTCGTCGCGTTTCCCCAACAATAACAAAGACGACAAAACCTGTTGCACAAAGCAAACCGAACAGTCCGACTGTAATCTGAAACGAATACTCACCATCGAGAATGTCCGGTACGTAGGCAGAGCTAGTCCGTGCATTTTATCGGACACTCCGAACGAATACACTGTCGACAGCAAATGCTCGTACAAGGTCAATAATAACATCAACTCGAAACCGGAAATAGTGAAGACCAAGCTGGAGAATAAATTCAAGATGCCGGATGCAAGTTCCGTAAGCGCCTACCTGAGGCAAATCGGCAAATCCGCGAGCACCACGGAGACGGAGTACAAGCAGGACAGCCAAAGTGGCAACACGGACTCGAAGAAAGCCGGTGATAGAAGTAACGAGACCCCGAAGTCGGTAGGTTCGTACTTGAGAAGAACAAAGATCTCGCCTACAAAGGAAACACCAAAGAATGCGTTTTCGCCGCAGATTaataatcaatttgaagctggtACTTCGCTGCAATCAAAACTAACCGTAAGCTCGGTGAAAATGAACGATAATGAGCCGGTGAACGAAAGGATAGTCAGACAGGACAGCAACGCCTCCGACATCAGTAGCATTCTGTCCAGACAAGGGAGCCTCACAGTACTAGACTGCTCGGCTAACAAGGACAAGGTTTGCAAAGAGTGTTCTCCTTTGAATACTTTGCAGAAGGAAGATACCCAGAAGAACAAGAATTTGTATTACACCGACAGCCTCTACTCGAACACGAGCATCTCGAAGAACGACGATCTTCTCATATACAACGTGCAAACAGAGATTAACGCCGAGACTAAGAGAAACCACCGTGTCCAGGCCATCCAAGACCCCTCCGAGTTAGATTCCGATCCGAAGAAATCTGTATACGACGGCAACAAGCTGCCCAGCTCGTTGGCAGAGTATAGTGGTTGTTACAAGAATGTGGATCTGTGCAGGCAAGACAGCTTCGGCTCCGACAGTGCGGTAGGCACCATGAGGAGTGATTTTTTCGCGGATTTGGACTTTGTTCAGTTAAGGGATGGCAGACACACGCCGGATTTGTGCCATACTCCCGACAGGTGTTGCACGCCTAACCGGGCGACGTCGCCGATTGAAAGCACAGCCTTGTGA
- the LIMK1 gene encoding LIM domain kinase 1 isoform X2, whose protein sequence is MDEVSSNDQARGESGGTITCAGCLNAIDEDEFIQALNQIWHIDCFRCSACDVGLSSWYFEKDGLLFCKDDYWAAYGEACQGCGQIITGPVMLAGDHKFHPECFACNSCGAFIGDGESYALVERSKLYCGCCYKRQMQPINRTANCPFARKPHSIRLVEIPPTTSDSEKQRGIKLTLDTTPSPRNCGALLRISELMRNVRGKISKLLASVMEVLFRLCCHFSNHRLNVSSDLISLHIGDRILEVNGTPVKDQPIESIENLIQHSDTVLQLTIEHDPDAVSRRPAYSSPSAVMLTSIGSPKTSTEGKERLFKRRDEGYISGTRSRQLRRTRDPMHKERSSSMSRLLDGSTTNPTCDLSRTRSFRVEPKNQRIFRASDLVKGELLGTGFFGQVFKVTHRDTNEVMVLKELYRVDEEAQKNFLKEVAVLRSLHHNNVLRFIGVLYKDKKLHLVTEYIAGGTLRALLHDTNEVLPWEQRTSFAKDIAAGMAYLHSMNIIHRDLNSHNCLVREDKTVVVADFGLARIIQNGNSPDNRKYSRHSDGEARTSKKERKKRYTVVGNPYWMAPEMMKGNKYDEKVDIFSFGIVVCEIIGRVQADPDYLPRSSDFGLNQNVFKEKFCLNCPEMFYRIAFLCCDLNPDKRPPFELMQVWLEGLAMHLAVGAELPVDLEFDIRNYTGTSTSTSESTTPDTLAPQLKPIKEGQIHQEKKRCSGCDDSTLEREESVQSGNTLQVPDAITSKGRYTRQNSKTNESPGNTSRYARQNSRSKDSSEKLDTIVSPETGGFAGCFARQKSVESSSRFPNNNKDDKTCCTKQTEQSDCNLKRILTIENVRYVGRASPCILSDTPNEYTVDSKCSYKVNNNINSKPEIVKTKLENKFKMPDASSVSAYLRQIGKSASTTETEYKQDSQSGNTDSKKAGDRSNETPKSVGSYLRRTKISPTKETPKNAFSPQINNQFEAGTSLQSKLTVSSVKMNDNEPVNERIVRQDSNASDISSILSRQGSLTVLDCSANKDKVCKECSPLNTLQKEDTQKNKNLYYTDSLYSNTSISKNDDLLIYNVQTEINAETKRNHRVQAIQDPSELDSDPKKSVYDGNKLPSSLAEYSGCYKNVDLCRQDSFGSDSAVGTMRSDFFADLDFVQLRDGRHTPDLCHTPDRCCTPNRATSPIESTAL, encoded by the exons ATGGATGAAGTTTCGTCAAACG ACCAAGCAAGAGGGGAAAGCGGAGGGACAATAACTTGCGCTGGTTGTCTCAATGCCATTGACGAAGACGAGTTTATCCAGGCTCTGAACCAGATATGGCACATCGACTGTTTTCG GTGTTCTGCTTGCGACGTTGGTCTCTCATCGTGGTACTTTGAGAAGGATGGTTTGCTTTTTTGCAAGGATGATTACTGGGCTGCCTATGGGGAGGCCTGCCAAGGTTGCGGCCAAATCATCACAGGTCCTGTTATGCTGGCAGGAGATCACAAATTTCATCCAGAATGTTTTGCCTGCAACTCTTGTGGAGCGTTTATCGGGGATGGAGAGAGTTACGCGTTGGTTGAAAGGTCCAAACTCTATTGCGGATGTTGTTACAAGAGGCAAATGCAACCAATCAATAGGACAGCCAACTGTCCATTTGCTAGAAAACCGCACAGCATCAGGCTAGTGGAAATACCTCCTACCACTTCCGATTCAGAGAAGCAGAGAGGAATCAAACTGACATTAGACACAACTCCTAGTCCTAGAAATTGTGGAGCTTTGCTTCGTATATCAGA GTTAATGAGAAATGTTCGTGGAAAGATCAGTAAGCTGCTGGCCTCTGTGATGGAGGTTCTATTTAGGCTATGCTGCCACTTCTCTAATCATAG ACTGAATGTATCCAGTGATCTCATTTCCTTACACATTGGAGATCGAATACTCGAAGTAAATGGTACACCAGTCAAGGATCAGCCCATAGAAAGCATAGAAAATCTGATACAACATTCGGACACCGTTCTACAG TTGACCATCGAGCATGACCCGGATGCAGTTTCGCGAAGACCCGCCTATTCTTCGCCGTCCGCGGTTATGTTGACATCTATAGGAAGTCCAAAAACCAGTACAGAGGGCAAAGAACGGTTGTTCAAACGACGGGACGAAGGTTACATTAGCGGAACACGAAGCAGACAATTAAGAAGGACGCGAGATCCTATGCACAAGGAGCGCAGCAGCTCCATGTCGAGATTACTCGATGG ATCTACAACGAATCCCACATGCGACTTGAGCAGAACAAGGTCCTTTCGAGTGGAGCCAAAGAATCAAAGAATATTTCGTGCCAGCGACCTGGTGAAGGGAGAACTTTTGGGCACAGGATTCTTCGGCCAAGTATTCAAGGTGACGCACAGAGACACCAACGAGGTCATGGTATTGAAAGAATTGTACAGAGTGGACGAGGAAGCTCAGAAGAATTTCTTGAAAGAG gtAGCCGTACTGCGGTCATTGCATCACAACAACGTTCTCCGATTCATTGGGGTGCTTTACAAAGACAAGAAACTCCATCTGGTCACAGAGTACATAGCGGGCGGAACTCTGAGAGCTCTGCTCCACGACACGAACGAAGTTCTGCCGTGGGAACAGCGGACGTCCTTCGCGAAAGACATCGCCGCCGGCATGGCGTATCTACATTCCATGAACATCATTCATCGAGACTTGAATTCGCATAACTGTTTGGTACGCGAAGACAAAACTGTGGTCGTCGCCGATTTTGGTCTGGCCAGAATAATACAGAACGGTAATTCGCCGGATAATCGCAAATACAGTAGACATTCCGACGGAGAAGCGAGAACGTCCAAGAAAGAACGGAAGAAAAGGTACACAGTGGTGGGAAATCCGTATTGGATGGCCCCCGAGATGATGAAGGGCAACAAGTACGACGAGAAGGTCGACATATTCAGTTTCGGCATCGTTGTGTGCGAGATCATAGGGCGAGTCCAAGCTGACCCCGATTATCTGCCAAGATCGTCGGATTTCGGTCTAAACCAAAATGTTTTTAAAGAGAAATTTTGCCTGAATTGCCCCGAGATGTTCTACAGGATAGCATTCCTCTGCTGCGACTTGAATCCCGATAAGAGGCCACCGTTCGAGCTGATGCAGGTCTGGCTAGAGGGATTGGCGATGCATTTAGCGGTGGGTGCTGAATTACCGGTGGATCTGGAGTTCGATATCAGGAACTATACCGGGACCAGTACAAGCACCAGCGAGTCAACCACTCCGGATACCCTTGCGCCGCAACTAAAACCCATAAAAGAGGGCCAGATCCATCAAGAGAAGAAACGGTGCAGCGGATGCGACGATAGTACTCTTGAACGCGAGGAATCTGTCCAGAGTGGTAACACGCTTCAAGTGCCTGACGCGATCACCTCGAAGGGAAGGTACACAAGACAGAACAGCAAAACGAACGAATCACCAGGGAACACGAGTCGGTACGCGCGTCAAAATTCCAGGTCGAAAGACAGCAGCGAGAAGCTCGATACGATCGTGTCTCCAGAGACCGGTGGTTTCGCCGGATGCTTTGCCAGGCAGAAGTCTGTTGAATCGTCGTCGCGTTTCCCCAACAATAACAAAGACGACAAAACCTGTTGCACAAAGCAAACCGAACAGTCCGACTGTAATCTGAAACGAATACTCACCATCGAGAATGTCCGGTACGTAGGCAGAGCTAGTCCGTGCATTTTATCGGACACTCCGAACGAATACACTGTCGACAGCAAATGCTCGTACAAGGTCAATAATAACATCAACTCGAAACCGGAAATAGTGAAGACCAAGCTGGAGAATAAATTCAAGATGCCGGATGCAAGTTCCGTAAGCGCCTACCTGAGGCAAATCGGCAAATCCGCGAGCACCACGGAGACGGAGTACAAGCAGGACAGCCAAAGTGGCAACACGGACTCGAAGAAAGCCGGTGATAGAAGTAACGAGACCCCGAAGTCGGTAGGTTCGTACTTGAGAAGAACAAAGATCTCGCCTACAAAGGAAACACCAAAGAATGCGTTTTCGCCGCAGATTaataatcaatttgaagctggtACTTCGCTGCAATCAAAACTAACCGTAAGCTCGGTGAAAATGAACGATAATGAGCCGGTGAACGAAAGGATAGTCAGACAGGACAGCAACGCCTCCGACATCAGTAGCATTCTGTCCAGACAAGGGAGCCTCACAGTACTAGACTGCTCGGCTAACAAGGACAAGGTTTGCAAAGAGTGTTCTCCTTTGAATACTTTGCAGAAGGAAGATACCCAGAAGAACAAGAATTTGTATTACACCGACAGCCTCTACTCGAACACGAGCATCTCGAAGAACGACGATCTTCTCATATACAACGTGCAAACAGAGATTAACGCCGAGACTAAGAGAAACCACCGTGTCCAGGCCATCCAAGACCCCTCCGAGTTAGATTCCGATCCGAAGAAATCTGTATACGACGGCAACAAGCTGCCCAGCTCGTTGGCAGAGTATAGTGGTTGTTACAAGAATGTGGATCTGTGCAGGCAAGACAGCTTCGGCTCCGACAGTGCGGTAGGCACCATGAGGAGTGATTTTTTCGCGGATTTGGACTTTGTTCAGTTAAGGGATGGCAGACACACGCCGGATTTGTGCCATACTCCCGACAGGTGTTGCACGCCTAACCGGGCGACGTCGCCGATTGAAAGCACAGCCTTGTGA
- the LIMK1 gene encoding LIM domain kinase 1 isoform X4, translated as MTTACHRCSACDVGLSSWYFEKDGLLFCKDDYWAAYGEACQGCGQIITGPVMLAGDHKFHPECFACNSCGAFIGDGESYALVERSKLYCGCCYKRQMQPINRTANCPFARKPHSIRLVEIPPTTSDSEKQRGIKLTLDTTPSPRNCGALLRISELMRNVRGKISKLLASVMEVLFRLCCHFSNHRLNVSSDLISLHIGDRILEVNGTPVKDQPIESIENLIQHSDTVLQLTIEHDPDAVSRRPAYSSPSAVMLTSIGSPKTSTEGKERLFKRRDEGYISGTRSRQLRRTRDPMHKERSSSMSRLLDGSTTNPTCDLSRTRSFRVEPKNQRIFRASDLVKGELLGTGFFGQVFKVTHRDTNEVMVLKELYRVDEEAQKNFLKEVAVLRSLHHNNVLRFIGVLYKDKKLHLVTEYIAGGTLRALLHDTNEVLPWEQRTSFAKDIAAGMAYLHSMNIIHRDLNSHNCLVREDKTVVVADFGLARIIQNGNSPDNRKYSRHSDGEARTSKKERKKRYTVVGNPYWMAPEMMKGNKYDEKVDIFSFGIVVCEIIGRVQADPDYLPRSSDFGLNQNVFKEKFCLNCPEMFYRIAFLCCDLNPDKRPPFELMQVWLEGLAMHLAVGAELPVDLEFDIRNYTGTSTSTSESTTPDTLAPQLKPIKEGQIHQEKKRCSGCDDSTLEREESVQSGNTLQVPDAITSKGRYTRQNSKTNESPGNTSRYARQNSRSKDSSEKLDTIVSPETGGFAGCFARQKSVESSSRFPNNNKDDKTCCTKQTEQSDCNLKRILTIENVRYVGRASPCILSDTPNEYTVDSKCSYKVNNNINSKPEIVKTKLENKFKMPDASSVSAYLRQIGKSASTTETEYKQDSQSGNTDSKKAGDRSNETPKSVGSYLRRTKISPTKETPKNAFSPQINNQFEAGTSLQSKLTVSSVKMNDNEPVNERIVRQDSNASDISSILSRQGSLTVLDCSANKDKVCKECSPLNTLQKEDTQKNKNLYYTDSLYSNTSISKNDDLLIYNVQTEINAETKRNHRVQAIQDPSELDSDPKKSVYDGNKLPSSLAEYSGCYKNVDLCRQDSFGSDSAVGTMRSDFFADLDFVQLRDGRHTPDLCHTPDRCCTPNRATSPIESTAL; from the exons ATGACCACTGCCTGCCATAG GTGTTCTGCTTGCGACGTTGGTCTCTCATCGTGGTACTTTGAGAAGGATGGTTTGCTTTTTTGCAAGGATGATTACTGGGCTGCCTATGGGGAGGCCTGCCAAGGTTGCGGCCAAATCATCACAGGTCCTGTTATGCTGGCAGGAGATCACAAATTTCATCCAGAATGTTTTGCCTGCAACTCTTGTGGAGCGTTTATCGGGGATGGAGAGAGTTACGCGTTGGTTGAAAGGTCCAAACTCTATTGCGGATGTTGTTACAAGAGGCAAATGCAACCAATCAATAGGACAGCCAACTGTCCATTTGCTAGAAAACCGCACAGCATCAGGCTAGTGGAAATACCTCCTACCACTTCCGATTCAGAGAAGCAGAGAGGAATCAAACTGACATTAGACACAACTCCTAGTCCTAGAAATTGTGGAGCTTTGCTTCGTATATCAGA GTTAATGAGAAATGTTCGTGGAAAGATCAGTAAGCTGCTGGCCTCTGTGATGGAGGTTCTATTTAGGCTATGCTGCCACTTCTCTAATCATAG ACTGAATGTATCCAGTGATCTCATTTCCTTACACATTGGAGATCGAATACTCGAAGTAAATGGTACACCAGTCAAGGATCAGCCCATAGAAAGCATAGAAAATCTGATACAACATTCGGACACCGTTCTACAG TTGACCATCGAGCATGACCCGGATGCAGTTTCGCGAAGACCCGCCTATTCTTCGCCGTCCGCGGTTATGTTGACATCTATAGGAAGTCCAAAAACCAGTACAGAGGGCAAAGAACGGTTGTTCAAACGACGGGACGAAGGTTACATTAGCGGAACACGAAGCAGACAATTAAGAAGGACGCGAGATCCTATGCACAAGGAGCGCAGCAGCTCCATGTCGAGATTACTCGATGG ATCTACAACGAATCCCACATGCGACTTGAGCAGAACAAGGTCCTTTCGAGTGGAGCCAAAGAATCAAAGAATATTTCGTGCCAGCGACCTGGTGAAGGGAGAACTTTTGGGCACAGGATTCTTCGGCCAAGTATTCAAGGTGACGCACAGAGACACCAACGAGGTCATGGTATTGAAAGAATTGTACAGAGTGGACGAGGAAGCTCAGAAGAATTTCTTGAAAGAG gtAGCCGTACTGCGGTCATTGCATCACAACAACGTTCTCCGATTCATTGGGGTGCTTTACAAAGACAAGAAACTCCATCTGGTCACAGAGTACATAGCGGGCGGAACTCTGAGAGCTCTGCTCCACGACACGAACGAAGTTCTGCCGTGGGAACAGCGGACGTCCTTCGCGAAAGACATCGCCGCCGGCATGGCGTATCTACATTCCATGAACATCATTCATCGAGACTTGAATTCGCATAACTGTTTGGTACGCGAAGACAAAACTGTGGTCGTCGCCGATTTTGGTCTGGCCAGAATAATACAGAACGGTAATTCGCCGGATAATCGCAAATACAGTAGACATTCCGACGGAGAAGCGAGAACGTCCAAGAAAGAACGGAAGAAAAGGTACACAGTGGTGGGAAATCCGTATTGGATGGCCCCCGAGATGATGAAGGGCAACAAGTACGACGAGAAGGTCGACATATTCAGTTTCGGCATCGTTGTGTGCGAGATCATAGGGCGAGTCCAAGCTGACCCCGATTATCTGCCAAGATCGTCGGATTTCGGTCTAAACCAAAATGTTTTTAAAGAGAAATTTTGCCTGAATTGCCCCGAGATGTTCTACAGGATAGCATTCCTCTGCTGCGACTTGAATCCCGATAAGAGGCCACCGTTCGAGCTGATGCAGGTCTGGCTAGAGGGATTGGCGATGCATTTAGCGGTGGGTGCTGAATTACCGGTGGATCTGGAGTTCGATATCAGGAACTATACCGGGACCAGTACAAGCACCAGCGAGTCAACCACTCCGGATACCCTTGCGCCGCAACTAAAACCCATAAAAGAGGGCCAGATCCATCAAGAGAAGAAACGGTGCAGCGGATGCGACGATAGTACTCTTGAACGCGAGGAATCTGTCCAGAGTGGTAACACGCTTCAAGTGCCTGACGCGATCACCTCGAAGGGAAGGTACACAAGACAGAACAGCAAAACGAACGAATCACCAGGGAACACGAGTCGGTACGCGCGTCAAAATTCCAGGTCGAAAGACAGCAGCGAGAAGCTCGATACGATCGTGTCTCCAGAGACCGGTGGTTTCGCCGGATGCTTTGCCAGGCAGAAGTCTGTTGAATCGTCGTCGCGTTTCCCCAACAATAACAAAGACGACAAAACCTGTTGCACAAAGCAAACCGAACAGTCCGACTGTAATCTGAAACGAATACTCACCATCGAGAATGTCCGGTACGTAGGCAGAGCTAGTCCGTGCATTTTATCGGACACTCCGAACGAATACACTGTCGACAGCAAATGCTCGTACAAGGTCAATAATAACATCAACTCGAAACCGGAAATAGTGAAGACCAAGCTGGAGAATAAATTCAAGATGCCGGATGCAAGTTCCGTAAGCGCCTACCTGAGGCAAATCGGCAAATCCGCGAGCACCACGGAGACGGAGTACAAGCAGGACAGCCAAAGTGGCAACACGGACTCGAAGAAAGCCGGTGATAGAAGTAACGAGACCCCGAAGTCGGTAGGTTCGTACTTGAGAAGAACAAAGATCTCGCCTACAAAGGAAACACCAAAGAATGCGTTTTCGCCGCAGATTaataatcaatttgaagctggtACTTCGCTGCAATCAAAACTAACCGTAAGCTCGGTGAAAATGAACGATAATGAGCCGGTGAACGAAAGGATAGTCAGACAGGACAGCAACGCCTCCGACATCAGTAGCATTCTGTCCAGACAAGGGAGCCTCACAGTACTAGACTGCTCGGCTAACAAGGACAAGGTTTGCAAAGAGTGTTCTCCTTTGAATACTTTGCAGAAGGAAGATACCCAGAAGAACAAGAATTTGTATTACACCGACAGCCTCTACTCGAACACGAGCATCTCGAAGAACGACGATCTTCTCATATACAACGTGCAAACAGAGATTAACGCCGAGACTAAGAGAAACCACCGTGTCCAGGCCATCCAAGACCCCTCCGAGTTAGATTCCGATCCGAAGAAATCTGTATACGACGGCAACAAGCTGCCCAGCTCGTTGGCAGAGTATAGTGGTTGTTACAAGAATGTGGATCTGTGCAGGCAAGACAGCTTCGGCTCCGACAGTGCGGTAGGCACCATGAGGAGTGATTTTTTCGCGGATTTGGACTTTGTTCAGTTAAGGGATGGCAGACACACGCCGGATTTGTGCCATACTCCCGACAGGTGTTGCACGCCTAACCGGGCGACGTCGCCGATTGAAAGCACAGCCTTGTGA